The following proteins are co-located in the Pseudoalteromonas rubra genome:
- a CDS encoding carbamoyltransferase, which produces MKYYIGLATSFHDPAIAIVNQQGDVIFAEDAERFLGYKRGLYCLPDNPYYIEEVLKTYCSDCTELVIAKTWSKGREKSTNILENVVLSILETFSFNIDVNTRDIKDQFYFARASQAAAGRTLSRFFEASCRNFIVGNYRNKKPTEVRYFDHHLTHAANACFNSPFSEASCLVVDGMGEKSSIDYFTYKDGKITPAPIKVKRSFKSLGLFYTIICENLGFDPLKGEEWKVMGLAPYGKKDQKIYDLLRASLQVKNGNFVVPKNLNAIMKEIKAMAREPGESIEAYKDFAYTGQLVFSEIFMDLIDAIYEHAPSKNLAISGGCALNSSFMGTALAKSKFDNIFVPSAPADDGNAIGAALLCYQQDNPSWQPSTQIQSPYTGSEVKQKSLDKLHRYSHLKATDYGEDVYKKTAEFLAQGKIIGWAQGRAEFGPRSLGNRSILANPCLVDIKDTVNARVKFREEFRPFAPSILHEYGDEYFEDYQESPYMERTLVFKEAVRDKVPGVVHVDNTGRLQSVKKEWNAPYYKLIDSFREITGVPVLLNTSFNIMGKPIVHSVEDMLAVFLMSGIDVLVINNTIYEK; this is translated from the coding sequence ATGAAATACTATATTGGCCTTGCCACCTCCTTTCATGATCCTGCCATTGCGATTGTCAATCAGCAGGGCGACGTGATTTTTGCCGAAGACGCCGAGCGTTTTCTGGGCTACAAACGGGGCCTGTACTGCCTGCCGGATAACCCCTATTACATCGAGGAAGTCCTGAAGACCTATTGCAGTGACTGTACTGAACTGGTGATCGCAAAAACCTGGAGCAAAGGCCGCGAGAAAAGTACCAACATCCTTGAAAACGTGGTGCTGAGCATACTCGAGACTTTCTCGTTTAATATCGACGTGAACACCCGCGACATCAAGGACCAGTTCTACTTTGCCAGAGCCTCACAGGCAGCTGCAGGGCGTACCCTGTCACGCTTTTTTGAAGCCTCATGCCGCAACTTTATCGTGGGTAACTACCGCAATAAAAAGCCCACTGAAGTACGCTATTTTGACCACCACCTCACGCATGCCGCCAATGCCTGTTTTAACAGCCCATTCAGTGAAGCTTCCTGTCTGGTGGTAGACGGTATGGGCGAGAAAAGCAGTATTGACTACTTCACTTATAAAGACGGTAAAATCACCCCGGCGCCCATCAAGGTGAAGCGCTCATTCAAAAGTCTGGGCCTGTTTTACACCATTATTTGTGAAAACCTGGGCTTTGATCCGCTCAAAGGCGAAGAATGGAAAGTAATGGGTCTGGCACCTTATGGTAAAAAAGACCAGAAAATCTACGATCTGCTCCGCGCCTCTTTGCAGGTGAAAAACGGTAATTTCGTGGTACCGAAAAACCTCAATGCCATCATGAAAGAGATCAAAGCCATGGCACGCGAGCCGGGTGAGTCCATTGAAGCCTACAAAGATTTTGCCTACACCGGACAACTGGTATTCAGTGAAATCTTTATGGATCTGATCGATGCCATCTACGAGCATGCACCGTCGAAAAACCTCGCAATATCCGGCGGCTGTGCACTGAACTCCTCCTTCATGGGCACCGCGCTGGCGAAATCCAAATTTGACAACATCTTTGTGCCTTCAGCCCCGGCAGATGATGGCAATGCCATTGGTGCCGCCTTGTTGTGCTACCAGCAGGATAATCCAAGCTGGCAACCTTCTACGCAAATTCAGAGCCCCTATACCGGCTCCGAGGTGAAGCAAAAATCACTGGATAAACTGCACCGTTACAGCCACCTTAAGGCCACCGATTACGGCGAAGACGTATACAAGAAAACCGCAGAGTTCCTGGCTCAAGGCAAGATCATCGGCTGGGCGCAAGGTCGCGCTGAGTTTGGTCCACGCTCTTTGGGCAACCGCTCAATCCTCGCTAACCCGTGTCTGGTGGACATCAAAGACACCGTGAACGCCCGGGTTAAGTTCCGCGAAGAGTTCCGCCCCTTCGCGCCGTCTATCCTGCATGAATATGGCGACGAGTATTTTGAGGATTACCAGGAATCCCCTTACATGGAGCGTACTTTGGTGTTTAAAGAAGCGGTGCGCGACAAAGTCCCGGGCGTGGTGCATGTCGACAACACAGGTCGCCTGCAAAGCGTGAAAAAGGAATGGAACGCGCCATACTACAAACTGATCGACAGTTTCCGTGAAATCACAGGCGTGCCGGTGCTGCTGAACACCAGCTTTAACATCATGGGTAAGCCCATTGTCCATTCCGTTGAGGACATGCTGGCGGTGTTCCTGATGTCCGGCATTGATGTGCTGGTGATCAACAACACCATTTACGAGAAGTAA
- the fabD gene encoding ACP S-malonyltransferase: MKSYLFPGQGAQYVGMGKAWFDLFPEQTQTASDILGYCIKTLCLDDPHKQLNQTEYTQPALYVVSALAFLAHQQRDPIPADFMAGHSLGEYTALFAAGAVSFEDGLRLVQQRGALMSQVNGGAMAAVLELDEAAIRACLTEHHLETLDIANLNSPQQSVLSGLKDDISRAQQAIEQAGGRFIRLNTSGAFHSRYMADVQPDFARCVAEVEFKAPSMPVIANVSARPYHEHTIQAQLIAQLTGSVRWTDSIAYLLAQGDMTFVELGPKKILSKLVAEIKQQVSSQPVCHAAKTTTLTNPIAQQIERWNQSHDVGTQIRVAHLGEPLRTRTPAMLLFGHRPAVYVEGVQGYIALDEATPL; the protein is encoded by the coding sequence ATGAAAAGTTATTTATTTCCAGGACAGGGCGCACAATACGTTGGCATGGGCAAAGCCTGGTTTGATTTGTTTCCCGAGCAAACCCAGACAGCCAGTGACATTCTGGGTTACTGCATTAAAACCCTGTGTCTTGACGACCCACATAAACAACTGAACCAGACCGAGTACACCCAGCCTGCCCTGTATGTGGTCAGTGCCCTGGCGTTTTTGGCCCATCAGCAGCGCGACCCGATCCCCGCAGATTTTATGGCCGGGCACAGTTTGGGCGAATACACCGCGCTGTTTGCTGCCGGTGCAGTGTCTTTTGAAGATGGCCTGCGGCTGGTACAACAACGGGGTGCCCTGATGAGCCAGGTAAACGGTGGCGCGATGGCCGCGGTGCTGGAGTTAGACGAAGCCGCTATCAGAGCCTGTCTGACAGAGCATCACCTGGAAACACTGGACATTGCCAACCTGAACAGCCCTCAGCAAAGCGTACTGTCAGGCCTGAAGGACGACATCAGTCGTGCGCAACAGGCTATTGAGCAGGCCGGAGGACGGTTTATTCGGCTTAACACCAGCGGCGCATTCCATTCTCGCTACATGGCTGATGTACAGCCTGACTTTGCACGCTGCGTGGCAGAGGTTGAGTTCAAAGCGCCCAGCATGCCGGTGATTGCCAATGTCAGTGCACGGCCCTACCATGAGCACACTATCCAGGCGCAGCTGATCGCCCAGCTTACCGGATCCGTGCGCTGGACTGACAGCATTGCCTACCTGCTGGCTCAGGGTGACATGACTTTTGTTGAACTGGGACCGAAAAAAATCCTCTCCAAGTTAGTGGCTGAGATTAAGCAGCAAGTAAGCAGTCAGCCTGTATGTCATGCAGCGAAGACCACGACCTTGACGAACCCAATAGCACAACAGATTGAGCGCTGGAACCAGTCCCATGATGTCGGCACCCAGATCCGAGTCGCCCATCTTGGCGAGCCCTTGCGCACACGAACCCCAGCCATGCTGTTGTTCGGCCACCGACCTGCAGTGTATGTCGAAGGTGTTCAGGGTTATATCGCACTCGACGAAGCCACACCACTGTAA
- a CDS encoding PfaD family polyunsaturated fatty acid/polyketide biosynthesis protein, translated as MIHTLSGDTSPDPFPAITPQQLGATSFRADYGVKYAYVSGGMYRGIASSRLVIAMAQAGLLSFFGSGGLSVDVVEHALNEIQNTLTEGQRFGLNLVCNLTRPEQELALVELCLKRQVRCLEAAAFIRITPALVLYRLRGLTRNEQGQVVSANKLMAKVSRPEVASMFLSPAPDNIVTQLLAEKHITLEQAELSKHIAMCDDLCVEADSGGHTDQGMPAVLLPAMQQLRDTLSAQYQFNTAPRVGLAGGIGTPTSAAAAFMMGADFILTGSINQCTVEADTSAAVKTLLQDINVQDTDYAPAGDMFELGAKVQVLKKGVFFPARAQKLYQLYQHYPSLDAIPAAQRSQLENKVFKKTFNQIWQETSQYLHQQGRSAEVTRAEQEPKYKMARVFRWYFAHSMKLAFAGETQERVNFQVHTGPALGAFNQWVKGTALESWQQRHVADIAQQLMTATAALLTTRTRLWLAPEHVD; from the coding sequence TTGATACACACACTCTCAGGCGACACCAGCCCGGACCCGTTTCCAGCCATTACCCCTCAGCAGCTGGGCGCCACCTCGTTCAGAGCTGACTATGGCGTTAAATATGCGTATGTCAGCGGCGGTATGTATCGGGGAATAGCCTCATCAAGACTGGTGATTGCCATGGCACAAGCGGGCTTATTAAGCTTTTTTGGCTCAGGTGGCTTGTCTGTTGATGTCGTTGAGCATGCGCTAAATGAAATACAAAACACGCTCACAGAGGGACAGAGGTTTGGTCTCAACCTGGTCTGCAACCTGACTCGCCCAGAGCAAGAACTGGCCCTGGTAGAACTGTGTCTGAAACGCCAGGTTCGTTGTCTGGAAGCCGCGGCCTTTATTCGCATTACCCCGGCATTGGTACTGTATCGTCTGCGCGGCCTGACGCGAAATGAGCAGGGCCAAGTGGTGTCGGCCAATAAGCTGATGGCCAAAGTGTCACGCCCCGAAGTCGCCAGTATGTTTTTAAGCCCGGCTCCGGACAATATCGTTACCCAATTGCTGGCAGAGAAACACATCACTTTAGAGCAGGCCGAGTTGAGTAAACACATTGCCATGTGTGACGACCTGTGTGTAGAGGCTGACTCCGGCGGTCATACCGATCAAGGGATGCCAGCGGTGCTGTTGCCTGCCATGCAACAGCTGCGCGACACACTCAGTGCGCAGTATCAATTCAACACTGCGCCCCGGGTCGGACTGGCCGGTGGCATTGGTACGCCGACCTCCGCCGCAGCCGCGTTTATGATGGGAGCGGACTTTATCCTGACCGGCTCAATTAACCAATGCACGGTCGAAGCCGACACCTCTGCGGCAGTAAAAACCCTGTTGCAGGACATTAATGTTCAGGACACCGACTATGCCCCAGCCGGAGATATGTTTGAACTGGGTGCCAAAGTACAGGTACTGAAAAAAGGCGTATTTTTTCCAGCCCGGGCCCAAAAGCTGTATCAGCTTTATCAGCACTATCCCTCTCTGGATGCCATCCCCGCAGCGCAGCGTAGTCAACTTGAAAACAAGGTGTTTAAAAAGACCTTTAATCAAATCTGGCAAGAGACCAGTCAGTACTTACATCAGCAAGGACGCAGTGCGGAAGTAACGCGCGCAGAGCAGGAACCTAAATACAAGATGGCGCGCGTATTTCGCTGGTATTTTGCCCACTCAATGAAGCTGGCATTTGCAGGAGAGACGCAGGAGCGGGTCAATTTTCAGGTTCATACAGGACCTGCACTGGGGGCATTTAATCAGTGGGTCAAAGGCACAGCACTTGAATCCTGGCAGCAGCGCCATGTTGCCGATATTGCCCAGCAGCTCATGACGGCTACCGCCGCCCTGCTGACGACCCGGACCCGCCTCTGGCTGGCCCCTGAACACGTCGATTAA
- a CDS encoding penicillin-insensitive murein endopeptidase has protein sequence MKLCYLLFVAGFVPAVAHSKSSTCYGTTGQGSLKGAVELPKAGNNFVGYSTLARLAGRTYVHSEVYEIVTASYQALEKTHPDKVYKYAETGFAEGGRFRPHKTHRNGLSVDFMTPVIDEAGQSVHLPTHPFNKFGYLIEFDEHDQFDGLEIDYAAMAAHIVALHKQAKRRGHDLWRVIFDPKLQPNLFSTQYGEYLKTHIQFSKKPSWVRHDEHYHVDFDIPCEPMAETE, from the coding sequence ATGAAACTTTGTTATTTATTATTCGTTGCCGGTTTTGTCCCTGCGGTCGCGCACTCAAAAAGCAGCACCTGCTACGGTACAACCGGGCAGGGGTCGCTGAAGGGGGCCGTGGAATTACCTAAGGCTGGCAATAACTTTGTCGGCTATAGCACGCTTGCGCGGCTGGCAGGGCGCACCTATGTGCATTCAGAGGTGTATGAAATCGTGACGGCTTCTTATCAGGCGCTGGAAAAAACACACCCAGATAAAGTTTATAAGTACGCAGAGACAGGCTTTGCCGAAGGGGGGAGGTTCAGGCCACACAAAACCCATCGCAATGGTTTATCAGTAGATTTTATGACGCCTGTCATTGATGAAGCTGGTCAGTCAGTGCATTTACCCACGCATCCGTTCAACAAGTTTGGTTATCTCATTGAGTTTGATGAGCATGATCAGTTTGACGGCCTGGAGATAGATTATGCAGCGATGGCGGCGCATATTGTCGCATTGCACAAACAGGCCAAGCGTCGTGGTCACGATCTGTGGCGCGTTATTTTTGATCCTAAACTACAGCCAAATTTGTTCAGTACACAGTATGGGGAATATCTGAAAACCCATATTCAGTTTTCTAAAAAACCGTCCTGGGTTCGTCATGATGAACACTATCATGTTGATTTTGATATACCCTGCGAGCCCATGGCTGAAACCGAATAA
- a CDS encoding alpha/beta fold hydrolase, with product MKGPLIAVTALTLASTSQATELAQSDFNRYLDFNWGECPAQFQSTDGKNTCTQADVPLNWQAPDGKKISVLVSKYPAKSANSKGQIWLLQGGPGGSGSFFVQQLNTTLAPFTEHYDLFVLEHRGVGWSTHLACSNPVVSDYAQYAQTCFDDLHQQWGDDLYEFNTTAAARDLEYVIGKSKVRDWQPSYVYGVSYGTLWAQRFSQVAPTGAQAIILDSVLPPAEFGNDLWDENFNATLDDLLAYCQLDTECQSRLNFSSLPQLKARLNDIFTAQSCPGLDFDRQALQMLSILGLSRSVEQILIPTLHRLNRCNSDDVMALNNLHNFIFKGLGRQLLQLPAKDPFGFSQVVSKLITHNEINHVQRDLHSKLAYCQDAIACYPDFMNYRIHLDKQVWGNRYTDPYVYQPMHHYMPTLALNGDLDPQTPHTYISLIQDAFTNINQRYVELPQTHHGVLFVSQTHDASTSTCGAEIMKNFIEDIWSQPDTGCIANLQGLNFTASAMASHVLFGTPDAFDGQPEIMSEADIMQLKQSDPAAFVQAYATFMPLIDF from the coding sequence ATGAAAGGCCCACTAATCGCCGTAACTGCACTCACCCTGGCCAGTACCAGCCAGGCCACTGAGCTTGCCCAATCTGACTTTAACCGCTATCTGGATTTTAACTGGGGCGAATGCCCGGCACAGTTTCAATCCACAGATGGCAAAAACACCTGTACGCAGGCCGACGTACCGCTCAACTGGCAGGCGCCCGACGGTAAAAAAATCTCCGTGCTGGTCTCTAAATACCCTGCAAAATCGGCAAACAGTAAAGGGCAAATTTGGCTGTTACAGGGCGGACCCGGTGGATCAGGGAGCTTTTTTGTTCAGCAGTTAAACACCACCCTGGCGCCTTTTACCGAACACTATGATTTATTCGTACTGGAACATCGCGGTGTGGGCTGGTCGACTCACCTGGCCTGCAGTAACCCGGTTGTCAGCGATTATGCTCAGTATGCCCAAACTTGTTTTGATGATCTCCATCAGCAATGGGGCGATGACCTGTATGAGTTTAATACCACAGCAGCGGCGCGAGATCTGGAGTATGTGATCGGCAAAAGTAAAGTGCGAGACTGGCAACCCAGCTATGTGTATGGTGTCTCTTATGGCACGCTGTGGGCACAAAGATTCAGCCAAGTTGCCCCAACCGGTGCTCAGGCCATTATCCTCGACTCAGTGCTGCCACCAGCCGAATTTGGTAATGACCTGTGGGATGAAAACTTTAACGCGACACTGGACGATTTGTTAGCCTACTGCCAGCTTGATACGGAGTGTCAGTCGCGGTTAAATTTCAGCTCGCTGCCGCAGCTCAAAGCGCGTCTTAATGACATTTTTACCGCCCAGAGTTGCCCGGGACTGGACTTTGACCGCCAGGCACTGCAAATGCTCTCGATCCTCGGCTTGTCACGCTCGGTAGAACAAATACTCATACCCACACTACATCGTCTTAATCGTTGCAACAGCGACGATGTAATGGCACTGAATAACCTGCATAATTTTATCTTTAAAGGCCTGGGCAGGCAGCTCTTGCAACTCCCGGCAAAAGACCCGTTCGGTTTTTCACAGGTAGTCTCAAAGCTCATTACACACAACGAAATTAATCATGTGCAACGCGATTTGCACAGCAAGCTGGCTTATTGCCAGGACGCCATTGCCTGTTACCCGGACTTTATGAACTACCGGATACACCTAGACAAGCAGGTTTGGGGTAATCGTTACACTGACCCCTATGTGTATCAACCCATGCACCATTACATGCCCACACTCGCACTCAATGGCGATTTAGACCCGCAAACGCCGCATACCTATATATCACTGATCCAAGACGCATTTACTAACATTAATCAGCGTTATGTTGAGCTTCCACAAACCCATCATGGGGTACTTTTTGTCAGCCAGACCCATGACGCCAGTACCAGCACCTGTGGCGCAGAGATCATGAAAAATTTTATTGAAGATATCTGGAGCCAACCGGATACCGGCTGTATCGCGAATTTGCAGGGCCTCAACTTTACCGCTTCCGCTATGGCAAGCCATGTACTGTTCGGTACTCCAGATGCCTTTGATGGCCAGCCTGAGATCATGTCAGAGGCAGACATTATGCAATTAAAGCAATCTGATCCAGCCGCGTTTGTGCAGGCCTACGCCACCTTTATGCCGTTGATAGACTTCTGA